From a region of the Sinorhizobium sp. B11 genome:
- a CDS encoding glutamate-5-semialdehyde dehydrogenase, with product MLDTVALSPDIDVLMNDIGRKAKAAARPLGFASTNAKNKALNAMADAILANKAHILSENARDLKDVEGTDMLASFIDRLTLNDKRVTEMAEGIRAIAALPDPVGEVIAAWDRPNGLKIERVRTPLGVIGVIFESRPNVTADAGALCLKAGNAVILRCGSDSRRSSAAIHACMVEGLKAAGLPEYAIQLVPVTDRAAVGAMLRGLDGTIDVIVPRGGKSLVARVQSEARVPVFAHLEGLCHIYVDASADLEMAKDIIVNAKMRRTGVCGAAETLLVDWAVAGTHLKPLIEVLSRAGCEVRASAAVIDVVPGLKPATEEDWSTEYLDAIISVAIVDGISGAIGHIQKYSSNHTEAVLAEDPEVVERFFTEIDSAILLHNASTQFADGGEFGMGAEIGIATGKMHARGPVGVEQLTSFKYRVRGNGQTRP from the coding sequence ATGCTTGATACTGTTGCGCTAAGCCCTGACATTGACGTGCTGATGAACGACATCGGCCGCAAGGCCAAGGCCGCCGCGCGACCATTGGGCTTCGCTTCCACCAATGCCAAGAACAAGGCTCTGAACGCGATGGCGGATGCCATCCTTGCGAACAAGGCCCATATCCTTTCGGAAAATGCCAGGGATTTGAAGGATGTGGAGGGCACGGACATGCTCGCCTCCTTCATCGACCGCCTGACGCTGAACGACAAGCGCGTCACGGAAATGGCCGAGGGTATTCGCGCGATTGCCGCTCTTCCCGATCCTGTAGGGGAAGTCATCGCCGCCTGGGACCGGCCGAACGGCCTGAAGATCGAGCGTGTGCGAACACCGCTCGGCGTCATCGGCGTCATCTTTGAAAGCCGGCCGAACGTCACGGCCGATGCCGGTGCGCTCTGCCTGAAGGCCGGCAATGCGGTGATCCTGCGCTGCGGTTCGGATTCGCGCCGTTCCTCGGCTGCGATCCATGCCTGCATGGTCGAGGGCCTGAAGGCAGCCGGCTTGCCGGAATATGCGATCCAGCTCGTACCTGTCACCGATCGCGCCGCCGTCGGCGCCATGCTGCGCGGTCTTGATGGCACAATCGACGTCATCGTGCCGCGTGGCGGCAAGAGCCTTGTTGCCCGCGTGCAGAGCGAAGCGCGCGTGCCGGTTTTCGCCCATCTCGAAGGCCTCTGCCATATCTATGTCGACGCCTCCGCCGATCTCGAAATGGCGAAGGATATCATCGTCAATGCCAAGATGCGCCGCACCGGCGTCTGCGGTGCAGCCGAAACCCTGCTGGTTGACTGGGCCGTCGCTGGCACGCATCTAAAACCATTGATCGAGGTTCTGAGCCGGGCCGGCTGCGAGGTTCGCGCCTCGGCCGCCGTTATCGACGTCGTGCCGGGCCTGAAGCCTGCGACTGAAGAAGACTGGTCGACCGAATATCTGGATGCCATCATTTCCGTTGCTATCGTCGACGGCATCTCCGGCGCGATCGGCCATATCCAGAAATATTCGTCGAACCATACCGAAGCCGTGCTTGCCGAAGACCCAGAAGTCGTCGAGCGCTTCTTCACCGAGATCGACTCGGCCATCCTGCTGCACAACGCCTCCACCCAATTCGCTGATGGCGGTGAATTCGGCATGGGTGCGGAGATCGGCATTGCCACTGGCAAGATGCATGCGCGCGGCCCTGTAGGCGTCGAGCAGCTTACTTCTTTCAAATACCGCGTTCGCGGCAACGGACAGACGCGGCCCTGA
- the rplU gene encoding 50S ribosomal protein L21: MFAVIKTGGKQYRVAANDVLTIEKLEASAGDSIEFTEVLVIGEGADAAIGAPFVAGASVKAEVVDQTRGKKVIAFKKRRRQNSKRSRGHRQHHTVVRITDIVAAK, from the coding sequence ATGTTCGCAGTCATCAAGACCGGCGGTAAGCAGTACCGTGTGGCAGCCAATGACGTGCTGACCATCGAGAAGCTTGAAGCCTCCGCTGGCGACTCCATTGAATTCACCGAAGTCCTCGTGATCGGCGAAGGTGCCGACGCAGCGATCGGTGCGCCCTTCGTAGCCGGCGCCTCCGTCAAGGCGGAAGTCGTCGACCAGACCCGCGGCAAGAAGGTTATCGCCTTCAAGAAGCGTCGTCGTCAGAATTCGAAGCGTTCGCGCGGCCATCGCCAGCATCACACGGTTGTCCGTATCACGGACATCGTGGCCGCCAAGTAA
- a CDS encoding GNAT family N-acetyltransferase, whose translation MQGELIRVDQSRSTREDQKSPMERLRPERLRTDCPVLLSERLVMRAPHEEDIDALAHLANNAKVATMVSRMPHPYTANDAADFVWRTRNGEIGKCVYAITKAENGAFMGCCGVEPHTDEKTVEIGYWLGEPYWNQGYMTEACHALVDMVFRTRQQVEQIDARCRVMNVASRRVIQKCGFQFQGSGLAASLALGSNVPVEWYRLDRKTWMSLRSWGAIS comes from the coding sequence ATGCAAGGCGAATTGATAAGGGTTGACCAATCACGGTCGACCAGGGAGGACCAAAAGTCTCCCATGGAACGGCTGAGGCCGGAGCGGTTAAGGACCGATTGCCCTGTCTTGTTATCGGAAAGGCTCGTCATGCGCGCGCCCCACGAGGAAGACATTGACGCCCTTGCCCATCTCGCCAACAACGCCAAAGTCGCCACCATGGTATCGCGTATGCCGCACCCATATACCGCCAATGATGCCGCCGACTTTGTTTGGCGTACGCGAAATGGCGAGATTGGCAAGTGCGTCTATGCCATCACCAAAGCCGAAAACGGTGCCTTCATGGGGTGCTGCGGGGTGGAGCCGCATACCGACGAGAAGACCGTCGAGATCGGTTACTGGCTGGGCGAACCCTATTGGAACCAGGGTTATATGACCGAGGCATGCCATGCCCTCGTCGACATGGTGTTCAGGACGCGGCAGCAGGTCGAGCAGATCGATGCCCGCTGCCGGGTCATGAACGTCGCTTCGCGCCGCGTCATCCAGAAGTGCGGCTTCCAGTTCCAGGGGTCCGGCCTTGCCGCATCGCTGGCGCTCGGCAGCAATGTGCCGGTCGAATGGTACCGGCTCGACCGCAAGACCTGGATGTCGCTGAGAAGCTGGGGGGCAATCTCATGA
- the rpmA gene encoding 50S ribosomal protein L27 yields MAHKKAGGSSRNGRDSDSKRLGVKKFGGENVVAGNIIVRQRGTQWHPGANVGLGKDHTIFALTAGNVDYRTKANGRVYVSVMPKAEAAE; encoded by the coding sequence ATGGCACATAAAAAAGCTGGCGGTTCCTCGCGTAACGGTCGCGATTCCGATTCCAAGCGCCTCGGCGTGAAGAAGTTCGGCGGCGAAAATGTCGTAGCAGGCAACATCATCGTTCGCCAGCGCGGTACGCAGTGGCATCCGGGCGCCAATGTCGGCCTCGGCAAGGATCATACTATTTTTGCGCTTACGGCTGGCAATGTGGACTACCGAACGAAGGCCAATGGTCGCGTGTACGTGTCTGTAATGCCGAAAGCGGAAGCAGCGGAATAA
- the obgE gene encoding GTPase ObgE: MKFLDEAKVYIRSGDGGAGSVSFRREKFIEFGGPDGGDGGRGGDVWVEAVNGLNTLIDFRYQQHFKAKVGMHGMGKNRTGANGDDVTLKVPVGTQILEEDQESLICDLTEEGQRFCLAKGGNGGFGNSHFKSSVNQAPDWANPGLEGEEKTIWLHLKLIADAGLVGLPNAGKSTFLASVTRARPKIANYPFTTLHPNLGVATIDEREFILADIPGLIEGAHEGVGIGDRFLGHVERTRVLLHLVSAQEEKVGKAYKTVKHELEAYGNDLTDKPEIVALSQIDVLDDATLKKKAKELAKACGKTPFLISAVTGKGMTEVLRALRDIIVEANTEEKPAKTPKLRHRDMILSDEDESDE, translated from the coding sequence ATGAAATTTCTCGATGAAGCAAAGGTCTATATCCGGTCGGGTGATGGTGGCGCGGGCAGCGTCTCCTTCCGCCGTGAGAAATTCATCGAGTTCGGCGGGCCCGACGGAGGTGACGGCGGGCGCGGCGGCGATGTCTGGGTTGAGGCCGTCAATGGCCTCAACACGCTGATCGATTTTCGTTACCAGCAGCACTTCAAGGCCAAGGTCGGCATGCACGGCATGGGCAAGAACCGCACCGGCGCCAATGGCGATGACGTGACACTCAAGGTTCCCGTCGGCACGCAGATCCTCGAGGAGGATCAGGAAAGCCTCATCTGCGACCTGACCGAGGAAGGCCAGCGCTTCTGCCTCGCAAAAGGCGGCAATGGCGGCTTCGGCAATTCCCACTTCAAGTCTTCGGTCAATCAGGCGCCGGACTGGGCCAATCCCGGCCTCGAGGGCGAAGAAAAGACCATTTGGCTGCACCTGAAGCTGATTGCGGATGCCGGCCTCGTCGGCCTGCCGAATGCCGGCAAGTCCACCTTCCTCGCTTCCGTGACCCGCGCCCGGCCGAAGATCGCCAATTACCCCTTCACCACGCTGCACCCCAACCTCGGTGTCGCGACTATCGACGAGCGGGAATTCATCCTTGCCGATATTCCCGGTCTCATCGAAGGTGCGCATGAGGGCGTGGGCATCGGCGACCGTTTCCTCGGCCATGTCGAGCGCACGCGCGTACTGCTGCATCTCGTCTCTGCCCAGGAGGAAAAGGTCGGCAAGGCCTACAAGACGGTCAAGCACGAGCTCGAAGCCTATGGCAACGACCTTACCGACAAGCCGGAAATCGTTGCGCTATCCCAGATCGACGTCCTCGACGACGCGACGCTGAAGAAGAAGGCCAAGGAACTTGCAAAGGCCTGCGGCAAGACGCCGTTCCTGATTTCGGCCGTTACCGGCAAGGGAATGACGGAAGTGCTGCGCGCGCTGCGCGACATCATCGTCGAAGCCAATACCGAGGAAAAGCCGGCCAAGACCCCCAAGCTGCGCCATCGCGACATGATCCTCAGCGACGAGGACGAGAGCGATGAGTAG
- the modC gene encoding molybdenum ABC transporter ATP-binding protein, translating to MTLIVEARHRLGAFGLDAAFTSERGVTALFGRSGSGKTSVIRIIAGLTRPTDGRVLLDGEALTDTAKGIFIPQHRRRFGYVFQEARLFPHLSVRSNLAYGRWFTPKSAHTENFDRVVDLLGIGQLLDRSPSKLSGGEKQRVAIGRALLASPRLLLMDEPLAALDEARKGEILPYLERLRDEMDIPIVYVSHSIAEVARLANQVVVMRDGKVEAAGPATEVLSRFSLLPEDRREAGAVLEGTVESIDLTNRISVVLLKAGRLYVPGASPPAGRAVRIRIPARDVMLATLKPEGLSALNILEGTISQVSPAEDGTVEIRLDCAGDAVLSRITALSCERLGLNPGMPAFAVIKTVALEA from the coding sequence ATGACACTCATCGTCGAAGCAAGACATCGCCTCGGTGCCTTCGGGCTTGATGCCGCCTTTACATCCGAACGCGGGGTGACCGCTCTCTTCGGCCGTTCCGGCTCCGGCAAGACCTCCGTGATCCGTATCATTGCCGGCCTCACTCGACCGACTGATGGCCGGGTCCTGCTCGACGGCGAGGCGCTGACGGATACGGCAAAGGGCATCTTCATTCCCCAGCATCGCCGTCGCTTCGGCTATGTCTTCCAGGAAGCACGCCTCTTTCCGCACTTGAGCGTCCGCTCGAACCTCGCTTATGGCCGGTGGTTCACGCCGAAATCCGCACATACTGAAAATTTCGATCGCGTCGTCGATCTGCTCGGCATCGGCCAGCTGCTCGACCGCAGCCCTTCAAAGCTGTCGGGAGGCGAGAAGCAGCGTGTCGCGATCGGTCGCGCGTTGCTTGCTTCGCCGCGCCTGCTGCTGATGGACGAGCCCCTGGCCGCATTGGATGAAGCCCGCAAGGGCGAGATCTTGCCCTATCTCGAGCGTCTGCGCGACGAGATGGATATTCCGATCGTCTATGTCAGCCATTCGATCGCCGAAGTCGCGCGCCTCGCAAATCAGGTCGTCGTCATGCGTGACGGCAAGGTGGAAGCGGCAGGTCCTGCGACAGAAGTCCTCAGTCGCTTCTCGCTGCTGCCGGAAGACCGAAGAGAGGCGGGCGCCGTGCTGGAAGGGACAGTCGAGAGCATCGATTTGACCAATCGAATTTCGGTGGTGCTGCTGAAGGCGGGCAGGCTCTATGTTCCGGGTGCCTCGCCGCCTGCGGGCAGAGCCGTGCGCATCCGCATCCCCGCCCGAGACGTGATGCTGGCAACACTAAAGCCCGAAGGGTTGAGCGCTCTCAACATTCTGGAAGGGACCATCTCGCAGGTTTCACCGGCGGAGGATGGAACCGTCGAGATCCGCCTCGATTGCGCCGGTGATGCCGTACTCTCGCGCATCACCGCACTGTCCTGCGAGCGCCTGGGGCTAAATCCGGGCATGCCCGCTTTCGCCGTTATCAAGACTGTCGCGCTGGAAGCCTGA
- a CDS encoding GNAT family N-acetyltransferase, which yields MSSVTLQRPKSKPMMPGPAPVVTTARLTLRPHRLSDAPAIAESLSDFAVTRMLARVPAPYDRQDALDWLIPVTSGVMPDWSLAITGSDDVHIGNVSIELRHGRWHLGYWLNRYYWQRGYMSEAAEAVLERFSRRMPDVPVHSGVFADNPASLRLQEKLGFRMTGCSEIYSFARNTMVAHIETVLQPGALQQKKVA from the coding sequence ATGAGTTCGGTTACCCTTCAGCGGCCCAAGAGCAAGCCCATGATGCCCGGCCCTGCGCCGGTCGTCACCACGGCAAGGCTGACGCTTCGCCCGCACAGGCTGAGTGACGCTCCGGCGATCGCGGAATCGCTTTCCGATTTCGCGGTCACCCGCATGCTGGCCCGCGTTCCCGCCCCCTACGACCGGCAGGATGCGTTGGACTGGCTGATCCCGGTTACGTCAGGCGTAATGCCTGATTGGAGTTTGGCGATCACCGGCAGTGATGATGTTCATATCGGCAATGTGTCGATCGAACTTCGTCACGGCCGCTGGCACCTCGGTTATTGGCTGAACCGCTACTACTGGCAGCGCGGCTATATGAGCGAGGCGGCGGAAGCCGTGCTGGAACGTTTCTCGCGGCGCATGCCTGACGTCCCCGTTCATTCGGGCGTCTTTGCCGACAATCCTGCATCCCTCCGGCTGCAGGAAAAGCTCGGTTTCCGGATGACCGGCTGCAGCGAAATCTACTCTTTCGCCCGCAACACCATGGTCGCCCATATCGAAACCGTGCTGCAGCCTGGCGCTCTGCAGCAGAAAAAGGTCGCCTGA
- a CDS encoding ImmA/IrrE family metallo-endopeptidase produces MSDAKLSPTRASKDRIHSFAETIAQQLGFGPGDDVEPLIRRLGGRIEVKNPLNYPGQFPESIVIRASTDFTIFVPSLTSVERDRFTIAHELGHLALHYPAFSQKYPNTPMVATRWVDETDQDQRRAEWEANWFAGGFLMNGGIFRDAYNEYNKNLALVALRFGVSKQAAEIRAKNLNLL; encoded by the coding sequence ATGTCAGACGCCAAGCTTAGCCCGACGCGAGCGTCCAAAGATCGGATACATAGCTTTGCTGAGACTATTGCTCAGCAGCTAGGGTTTGGACCTGGCGATGATGTTGAGCCGTTGATTCGGCGGTTGGGTGGCAGGATCGAAGTCAAAAATCCGCTCAACTATCCGGGACAATTTCCTGAATCGATCGTTATTCGAGCATCCACGGACTTTACTATATTTGTTCCCAGCCTGACGTCAGTGGAGCGCGATCGTTTTACAATAGCCCACGAACTCGGACACCTAGCCCTTCATTATCCAGCATTTTCGCAGAAATATCCGAACACTCCGATGGTTGCCACCAGGTGGGTGGACGAGACAGATCAAGATCAAAGACGCGCTGAATGGGAAGCAAATTGGTTCGCGGGAGGCTTCTTGATGAATGGAGGGATCTTCCGTGACGCGTATAACGAGTATAATAAGAATCTAGCGCTGGTTGCTCTTCGATTTGGTGTGAGTAAGCAGGCAGCGGAGATAAGGGCAAAGAATCTAAACCTGTTGTAA
- the proB gene encoding glutamate 5-kinase produces the protein MSSRKPLDRYRRVVIKIGSALLVDRKTGLKKTWLDAMCADIAALKSKGVDILVVSSGAIALGRSVLDLPSGALKLEESQAAAAVGQIALARAWSESLSRDDTVAGQILLTLGDTEERRRYLNARATINQLLKIGAVPIINENDTVATSEIRYGDNDRLAARVATMTGADLLILLSDIDGLYTAPPHLDPDAQFLETIAEITPEIEAMAGGAASELSRGGMRTKIDAGKIATTSGCAMIIASGKTESPLSAIENGARSSWFAPSGTPVTARKTWIAGQLQPAGMLQLDEGAVTALGAGKSLLPAGVRSISGNFARGDTVAIIAPSGREIARGLVSYDAEEARQIAGRKSAEIEAILGYPGRAAMVHRDDMVMTAQIGSKSERQKKDASYA, from the coding sequence ATGAGTAGCCGTAAACCGCTGGATCGCTATCGCCGCGTCGTCATCAAGATCGGCTCGGCGCTCTTGGTCGATCGCAAGACCGGTCTGAAGAAAACCTGGCTCGATGCCATGTGCGCCGATATTGCGGCGCTGAAGTCCAAAGGCGTCGATATTCTCGTGGTATCGTCAGGCGCTATCGCGCTCGGCCGCTCTGTGCTCGATCTTCCCTCGGGCGCCCTGAAGCTGGAGGAAAGCCAGGCGGCAGCGGCGGTCGGCCAGATTGCGCTGGCACGTGCCTGGTCGGAAAGCCTTTCACGCGACGACACCGTCGCCGGACAGATCCTGCTGACCTTAGGCGATACCGAAGAGCGCCGCCGTTACCTCAACGCCCGCGCCACCATCAATCAACTTCTGAAGATCGGCGCCGTGCCGATCATCAATGAGAACGACACGGTCGCGACCAGCGAGATCCGCTATGGCGACAATGATCGCCTCGCTGCCCGTGTCGCCACCATGACCGGCGCTGACCTGCTGATCCTTCTCTCCGATATCGACGGTCTCTACACAGCTCCGCCGCATCTCGATCCGGATGCGCAATTCCTTGAGACCATTGCGGAAATCACGCCCGAGATCGAGGCCATGGCCGGTGGTGCGGCCTCGGAACTCTCACGCGGCGGCATGCGCACCAAGATCGATGCCGGCAAGATCGCGACGACCTCCGGCTGCGCCATGATCATCGCGTCAGGCAAGACGGAAAGTCCGCTGTCGGCAATCGAAAACGGTGCGCGCTCCTCCTGGTTTGCACCTTCGGGCACGCCCGTCACCGCCCGCAAGACCTGGATCGCCGGCCAGCTTCAGCCGGCCGGCATGCTGCAGCTCGATGAGGGTGCCGTCACGGCCCTCGGCGCCGGCAAGAGCCTATTGCCCGCTGGCGTGCGCAGTATCTCCGGCAATTTCGCCCGCGGCGATACAGTTGCGATCATCGCTCCCTCCGGACGCGAGATTGCCCGTGGGCTCGTCAGCTACGACGCAGAGGAAGCCCGCCAGATCGCCGGCCGCAAATCGGCAGAGATCGAGGCAATCCTCGGTTATCCCGGCCGCGCTGCCATGGTCCATCGCGACGATATGGTCATGACGGCGCAGATCGGCTCGAAATCGGAAAGGCAGAAGAAGGACGCAAGCTATGCTTGA
- a CDS encoding endonuclease/exonuclease/phosphatase family protein has product MIFASYNIQYGFGLDGRYDPERIAGSLEGADVIALQEVTRGFVRNDYANMPDIIAALFPDHFWVYGPACDMHVEAPKGRISLPRDTRFQFGNMVLSRWPILSTRTLLLPRSRTIDKINLQRAATETVIATPGGAVRVYSVHLDHVSIDERLAQLRHLRERINAFVQEGASLSGGSEFGLPELPLPEDYVIMGDFNMEPESPEYCAFAGSVDGFYGRTARIGTPIDAFAALGAYTPGSYSWMDPEDHGKRMHIDYCFVSCGLKDRLKSAVIDTDSPGSDHFPLRVEIGD; this is encoded by the coding sequence GTGATTTTTGCGAGCTATAACATACAGTACGGCTTCGGTCTCGACGGCAGATACGATCCGGAACGTATCGCCGGAAGCCTCGAAGGTGCTGATGTCATCGCGCTCCAGGAGGTGACGAGAGGCTTCGTTCGGAACGATTATGCCAATATGCCGGATATTATCGCGGCTCTGTTTCCCGACCATTTCTGGGTCTATGGACCGGCCTGCGACATGCATGTCGAGGCGCCGAAGGGCCGGATTTCGCTGCCGCGCGATACCCGTTTTCAGTTCGGCAATATGGTCCTGTCGCGCTGGCCTATTCTGTCGACGCGCACGCTGCTTCTGCCGCGCAGCCGTACGATCGACAAGATAAACCTGCAGCGTGCTGCTACGGAAACCGTTATTGCGACCCCCGGCGGCGCTGTCCGCGTCTATTCCGTCCATCTCGATCATGTCTCTATCGACGAACGCCTTGCGCAGCTTCGCCATCTCCGCGAGCGCATCAATGCCTTCGTTCAGGAGGGCGCATCGCTGAGCGGGGGCAGCGAATTCGGGCTTCCAGAGCTGCCGCTGCCGGAGGATTACGTCATCATGGGCGATTTCAACATGGAGCCGGAATCGCCGGAATACTGCGCCTTCGCCGGATCCGTCGACGGATTTTACGGCCGTACGGCGCGGATCGGCACGCCGATCGACGCCTTTGCGGCGCTTGGAGCCTATACGCCCGGAAGCTACAGCTGGATGGATCCGGAAGATCACGGCAAGCGGATGCATATCGATTACTGTTTCGTCAGTTGCGGCCTCAAGGACCGGTTGAAATCCGCTGTCATCGATACGGATTCGCCAGGGTCCGATCATTTTCCCCTGCGGGTCGAGATCGGCGATTGA
- a CDS encoding nicotinate-nucleotide adenylyltransferase: protein MPHCERGMIVGLFGGSFNPPHEGHALVAEIAIRRLGLDQLWWMVTPGNPLKSRYHLAPLAERIARSEAIATDPHIKVTAFEQAFGVSYTASTLARVKARNPHVHFIWIMGADSMENFHRWQKWQNIARTFPIAVIDRPGSTLSYLSSKMAKTFAFARIDEDDARVLWKKPAPAWTFIHGPRSTLSSTAIRNGDQHKAAE, encoded by the coding sequence ATGCCGCATTGCGAACGCGGCATGATCGTCGGCCTATTCGGCGGCTCCTTCAATCCACCGCATGAAGGCCATGCCTTGGTCGCCGAAATCGCCATCCGCCGCCTGGGGCTGGACCAGCTCTGGTGGATGGTGACACCGGGCAATCCGCTTAAAAGCCGATATCATCTGGCACCGCTTGCGGAGCGTATAGCGCGCAGCGAGGCGATCGCCACCGACCCGCACATCAAGGTCACGGCCTTCGAACAGGCATTTGGCGTGAGCTACACGGCCAGTACGCTCGCCCGCGTAAAGGCGCGCAATCCGCATGTGCATTTCATATGGATCATGGGCGCCGACAGCATGGAAAATTTCCATCGCTGGCAGAAATGGCAGAATATCGCACGCACCTTCCCGATCGCCGTCATCGACCGGCCAGGCTCGACGCTCTCCTACCTTTCCTCGAAAATGGCCAAGACCTTTGCCTTTGCGCGCATCGACGAAGATGACGCCCGTGTGCTTTGGAAGAAGCCGGCGCCCGCCTGGACCTTCATTCACGGTCCACGCTCCACCTTGAGCTCGACAGCCATCCGCAACGGCGACCAGCACAAGGCCGCGGAATAA
- a CDS encoding winged helix-turn-helix domain-containing protein, with translation MTEPAKNSLTPVLRITFPDDDRLGRGKMELLEHIRETGSISAAGRAMDMSYRRAWLLVAEMNRMFKAQVVESQRGGQKGGGAALTPFGNQLLARFRNMEKTVRSSLADDLTWLENNRNPQPDDRR, from the coding sequence ATGACCGAACCCGCCAAAAATTCCCTTACGCCCGTCCTGCGAATCACCTTTCCCGATGACGATCGCCTCGGCCGCGGCAAGATGGAGCTGCTCGAGCATATCCGCGAGACAGGTTCGATCTCGGCTGCCGGCCGCGCAATGGACATGTCCTATCGCCGCGCATGGCTGCTTGTTGCCGAGATGAATCGCATGTTCAAGGCTCAGGTGGTTGAATCACAGCGCGGCGGCCAGAAGGGCGGCGGTGCGGCATTGACGCCATTCGGGAACCAATTGCTAGCGCGCTTTCGCAACATGGAAAAAACCGTGCGCAGCAGTCTTGCCGACGATCTCACCTGGCTGGAAAATAACCGTAACCCGCAGCCGGACGACCGGCGTTGA
- the modA gene encoding molybdate ABC transporter substrate-binding protein has product MHNRRRWMKLATAAISAIWLGAAALSAPAEAAEKVTVFAAASLKDALDAANAAWAKESGKEAVASYAASGALAKQIENAAPADVFISADLNWMDYVADKKLIKADTRSNLLGNRLVLVAENGKQKPVEIKSGFDLAGLIGDGKLAMGEPKSVPAGKYAQTALDKLGVWKSVESKVAYSESVRAALALVSRGEAPYGIVYQTDAAADKGVAIVGTFPADSHPPIIYPIALLAESKNPDAAAYLDFLKSDKAAPFFTAQGFTILK; this is encoded by the coding sequence ATGCACAATCGCCGCCGCTGGATGAAACTGGCAACCGCCGCAATCTCGGCGATCTGGCTTGGCGCAGCAGCGCTTTCCGCGCCCGCTGAAGCCGCCGAAAAGGTCACCGTCTTCGCAGCTGCAAGCTTGAAGGATGCGCTCGACGCAGCCAACGCCGCCTGGGCGAAGGAAAGCGGCAAGGAAGCCGTCGCCTCCTATGCCGCAAGCGGTGCGCTTGCCAAGCAGATCGAAAACGCCGCCCCGGCCGACGTCTTCATTTCCGCTGACCTCAACTGGATGGACTACGTCGCCGACAAGAAGTTGATCAAGGCCGACACGCGCTCCAACCTGCTCGGCAACCGACTCGTCCTGGTCGCCGAAAACGGCAAGCAGAAGCCGGTCGAGATCAAATCGGGCTTCGATCTCGCCGGCCTGATCGGGGATGGCAAGCTCGCAATGGGCGAACCGAAGTCGGTTCCGGCCGGCAAGTATGCCCAGACAGCGCTCGACAAGCTCGGGGTCTGGAAATCCGTGGAAAGCAAGGTTGCGTATTCTGAAAGCGTGCGTGCTGCCCTCGCCCTCGTTTCCCGCGGCGAAGCGCCTTACGGCATCGTCTATCAGACCGATGCGGCCGCCGATAAGGGCGTTGCGATCGTCGGCACCTTCCCGGCTGATTCCCACCCGCCGATCATCTATCCGATCGCCCTGCTTGCCGAGAGCAAGAACCCGGATGCTGCTGCCTATCTCGACTTCCTGAAGTCGGACAAGGCTGCTCCGTTCTTCACTGCACAGGGCTTCACCATCCTGAAATAA
- the modB gene encoding molybdate ABC transporter permease subunit — translation MDMFGLSDEEWTAILLSLRISSVATVASLPLGILVALLLARGRFWGKSVVNGIVHLPLILPPVVTGFILLVLFGRRGPIGSLLDQYLGIVLAFRWTGAALACGVMGFPLMVRSIRLSIEAVDRKLEEAAGTLGASPAWVFLTITLPLIIPGVIVGMILCFAKAMGEFGATITFVSNIPGETQTLSTAIYTFTQVPGGDAVAMRLTLISIAISMLALLASEFLAYLAGRRIDPE, via the coding sequence TTGGATATGTTCGGTTTGAGCGATGAGGAATGGACAGCGATCCTGTTGAGCCTGCGTATATCCTCCGTCGCCACTGTGGCGAGCCTGCCGCTCGGCATCCTGGTCGCCCTGTTGCTCGCGCGCGGTCGCTTTTGGGGAAAGTCCGTAGTGAACGGCATCGTCCACTTGCCACTGATCCTGCCGCCGGTCGTTACCGGCTTTATCCTCCTCGTCCTTTTCGGACGCCGTGGCCCGATCGGCAGCCTCCTGGATCAATATCTGGGCATCGTACTGGCCTTCCGCTGGACCGGTGCGGCACTCGCCTGCGGCGTCATGGGCTTCCCCCTGATGGTGCGTAGCATTCGTCTCTCCATCGAAGCCGTCGACCGGAAACTGGAGGAAGCTGCCGGGACGCTCGGCGCGAGCCCGGCCTGGGTTTTCCTGACCATCACGCTGCCGCTGATCATTCCCGGTGTCATCGTCGGCATGATCCTCTGCTTTGCCAAAGCGATGGGCGAGTTCGGCGCCACCATCACCTTCGTCTCCAACATCCCGGGCGAGACGCAGACACTATCGACCGCCATCTACACCTTTACCCAGGTGCCGGGCGGTGATGCCGTCGCCATGCGGCTTACCCTTATTTCCATCGCCATCTCCATGCTGGCCCTTCTCGCTTCGGAATTTCTCGCCTATCTCGCCGGCCGGAGGATCGATCCGGAATGA